A DNA window from Micromonospora inyonensis contains the following coding sequences:
- the cobO gene encoding cob(I)yrinic acid a,c-diamide adenosyltransferase encodes MPQGQPVAVPDDGLTTRQRRNRPLLIVHTGQMKGKSTAAFGLALRGWNQGWSIAVFQFVKSAKWTVGEENALTTLGRVHEETGQGGPVSWYKMGAGWSWSRTQGTEADHAAQAAEGWAEIKRRIAADEHDLYVLDEFTYPMKWGWVDVDDVVATLRDRPGRQHVVITGRDADPRLVDAADLVTEMTKIKHPMDAGQKGQRGIEW; translated from the coding sequence ATGCCACAGGGACAACCGGTCGCCGTTCCCGACGACGGCCTCACCACCCGGCAACGGCGCAACCGGCCGCTGCTGATCGTCCACACCGGTCAGATGAAGGGCAAGTCCACCGCCGCGTTCGGCCTGGCCCTGCGCGGCTGGAACCAGGGCTGGTCGATCGCCGTCTTCCAGTTCGTCAAGAGTGCCAAGTGGACGGTGGGGGAGGAGAACGCCCTCACCACGCTCGGCCGGGTGCACGAGGAGACCGGCCAGGGTGGCCCGGTCAGCTGGTACAAGATGGGCGCCGGCTGGAGTTGGAGCCGTACCCAGGGCACCGAAGCGGACCACGCCGCCCAGGCCGCCGAGGGCTGGGCGGAGATCAAGCGCCGGATCGCCGCCGACGAGCACGACCTGTACGTGCTCGACGAGTTCACCTACCCGATGAAGTGGGGCTGGGTCGACGTCGACGACGTGGTGGCCACCCTCCGGGACCGCCCCGGCCGGCAGCACGTCGTGATCACCGGGCGCGACGCGGACCCGCGCCTCGTCGACGCCGCCGACCTGGTGACCGAGATGACCAAGATCAAGCACCCGATGGACGCCGGCCAGAAGGGCCAGCGGGGGATCGAATGGTGA